Within Cercospora beticola chromosome 6, complete sequence, the genomic segment AATTATTCGTCCTCCAACTTTGGAGCACCTGGCCCAGTGTTCCAATACACGGACAATTTGCCTATGGGAAAGTCCCATTCCACAGCAAACGGGTTCGTTCAGCAGGCCATGTCTCTAATGCCTCTACAGTCATCGCAGCTCGGTCCCGAGCGATACCAAGATCTGGTGGAGAGGTCGATGGCGCATGGCAACATGTCCCTAGTCAAAAGAACGAATTCGATCTTCTCTGATCACATTGATACGTACGAACCATGTCTCGCACACCATTCTACTTTCGCTGCAAAACGTCATTTGGGCGACGAGAAGTGAGCGCAATCTCTAAGCACACGATTGATACGCAAACATTGACAGCCTTCGCAGACTGGCGAGCGCCATCTCCTGCGTGGTTCAAGCTTTCGCCAACAACACTTGGCAGTCCGCAACAGCCTGGGATACGAGGACTTTTACCAACCTGCAGGCGTTGACTGCTTGGAGAATGAATAGAACAGAAATGAACTGGCGAAGAATCATACCTCACTTTCGACCAACAGAAATTCAAACCTTCTCCGCACATCCAAGTATCATCGACTGGATGCCATGGCCTTCCATCCGAGACAATTTGATCATCTATCACTCTGCCAACCCTAAGCTGGACCAGATCATTGACGACATCGGCTCATGTTGGGCCATCGAAGCCGATTTGTCTCAATTAATCAAGTGTCCAACACCCGTCGTGGGATTTGTTCCGTTGTGGCCACTTGTACACACTGTCACGGCCTCGAACTGTCATTCTGACAGTCCTAACAACGTCTGTCACCATGCTTGCAATACCAGGGTATCATCAGGAGACGAAGGTTGGGCAACACGGTCCGCTTCAGAGGCTGGATCAGACGGATCAGGGAAACTTCCGGCTGCAAGCGTAGAGGAGCTATACAGCTCAGCAACTCTTGCCAGGGCGGCATTTCAGGTGCTCGGGCTGGGTATCCGTACTTATAACGACTATCGTCTGGATCCAGTGCTCTTTGAGCGGTATCCTGAGCTTTTCGACAGCCAAGCAGATGTCATGGCACGGGGGGTGCGGCTGGGATTGCCGCCTCGCTTCACAGTCTCGCTCCATTCAAGTGTTCCGCCGGTAGACCCTTCTGTGGTTGCACAATATCGAGAGTTGTCGGCGGCATCGCTCGGGAGTGTGACTGCGGAGGTGGCATGATCTCGATCATTCTTGTTTCAGGCCAGAACACGACTCCCTCCTCGAACATTGATCGCGTTCAGACGGACGGGAGTGAGACTCTTGATTCCTCGGATTGCACGCGGGAGCCAGCTTTCACTGCATCTTGAAACATTTTCAGAGCATGATGTTGTAACAGAGAATGAACGGAATGATATGATGGTTCGAGCCCTTCCACTGTGATTCCGGCGATTCTTTCGCTCAGGTCGTCCCTCTCATTCGTACTCCTCGCAAGAAGCCCACTAATTCGTTGCCAGTAAGGCGCAACTTTGTAGAGACGATAAGGGGCTTGTCAGGGGTGTCCGAGCACCATGTTTGCATTCGGTCCTGCTCTTTCGCGACCATCTTTTATTTCCAAGTCAGAAGAGATCGTTGTGGATAGCGTTCAGCTACTGACGGTATGAGATgccgagaagcagaaggcggGCCGGATGATCCGCATATGCACGGAGGGGCAGGGCGAGTGTATAGTGTTTCCACGCTCTTTTTATTGTGCTTGACCAACGGTTGATGCCACTCCGCTCAGCGATCGATGTCGAGATCCAGGGTCGCCGAGTTGGGGTTTGTGTTGTGCGCTCCGTGAACATCCGTCGCTCATGGTCTGTCACCGTTCACCAATAGCGGGGATCGCCGGTACCAGATGCCATACGATAGATGTGAGCTAAGCGTTCTGTACAGCCCGTGCAAGCGACATGGGGATAGCCATAGCATGTTCGATCGATTATGCTCGTACAGCATTCTGTATACTATCTCGTATTTCGACGTCAGAACCAATGTTCGATCAGTCCACACCTGGATCCGGATTTCACTAACCAAAGGCATCATTGCATTTTCAAATCCCAAGGCCAAGTTTGTGCGCCCCTCGTCAGACGCCAGTACAAGTGTGAGTGTCAAAAGTTCCAGCGACAATGCTGGCAGGCAACTCAGCTGCAATGACACTCATTGCTTTGGTGGTCGTGGGACGGTCGCGAGAAGTATTGATAGAGGTCCATCTCTAGAGGCAACTCACAAAGTTTGAGGCGTGGGCTGAAGAGTGGAATTATGCGATGGAACCAAGGTGAAAATTCTACATCATTCAATTTGTGGCTTTGTCTACCGCATCGCTATCCACTTTCCTGACCAGTCGTCGCAATGCTATGTGTCCCGCGTAAACATGTGAGTAGTCAACATGAAGATAGTAGTCAGGACATATGTAGTCAGGAACAACGTAGTAGTCAGCACGGATTTAGTAATCGCCATGGTGGGGAAGCACGGGCTTATTTTGACTTTGAGGCGTAGACGTCGAAAGCACGGGCCGCGTCATGATAAATACAGTCATCCTTGCATGCATTGCCGACTCGCGAGTCGGCCACACCGAATCCGTGGCGTTCCAGGCAAAAGCATAATGACTTATGCTCGGAAGTACTGCCGAAAGTCACTATGAAGGGCAAACGCAGCACGTTCATCGCGTCCCTGCGCCTGCCATGAGTAAAGACAATTCTGCTAAGCAGCAAATCTGACTTTCGATGCGACCAACGCCCGTGAGAATATCACAACGGCATGGTTGAGTGACATTCGGAGCCATTCCAATTGCGAAGCCCACCAGCAATGATGGAGTGCTGCCAAGCACAGAACTTATGCATCGAAACTTGTCTACGGGAAGGGGATGACATGCACGAACAAAATTCCCGCAACGCAATACCCGTTCATCTGATTGGCATGCATTTGCTTAATAGAGAAATGTGATGAACTTGCTAATCAGTGATGCTGTGTACGCCTGAGGGACGAGTGTATCACAAGACGAGGTACACAGCTAGACCATTACTGGACAGTCGTATCGGCAGACATGGCCATGGCCGTTAGGCCGAGAGCACACTGTGATCAATCGATGAGCCAATGCAAGGTAGCACAATTAGACCCCTGTGTTTTGAAATGGTCCACTGCTTCCTCTTAGGTAACGTGTTGCCACAACAATTTACCTTGGACGGTTTCAGTGCTTTATGAGCTGCTCTGCGTCGATCGACTGAAGGTAATGGCACAGTGTTGAGATCCACAGTAAGTTTTCCTCCTGCTCCGCAGTATCACAACATTGCTGCGACCGACAGTGTAAGCCGTACGGGATTGTCGATACCTGGATATTAGCGAAAGCAAGATCAACACATTTCCATGACCATCAAATATGCCATGGACGACTTTACAATATTCACAACGCTCCACTCCACGGTGGAGATCGCGTACATGCCATCGGGATCGAGGCCGACGCCTACAGTACGTCGACGTGACACTCCAGACCGCTGGTTTGATGAGGTCTAAATTGAGCTCGTGATAGCGCGGGCCATCTTCTGGGCGACCATTGTCTTGCGGTCCGTTTGTTGTAATCATTGGTACAATGCTGCTCATCTTGCATGGGCTCTGAGACTTCGTTCCAGGAACAATTTCGTTGATCCCTACTCATCCAAGTGCGTCGCGCAATCCCCAGTTATTGACCAACAGTGCGTCTGTCGGTGAGCCGCACTTGGCCTAAGCCATCATCTGATGCTCACGGAAGGCTTTGATCCGTGTGACACTCCGCTTTTGACCTGCACGCGCAGCCATGAGCGTGACTGTGTGGGCAGACCTCCAGCCAACATCATTGCAAAGGTACATGCTGATCGTAACAGACCGCAATCGCATTTACGGTTTCTCCGGCATTGTAGTACTCCTGCCAATAATTAGTCTGATCAAGCTTGTGGAAACTCAAGTCGCCCGCCGGATAACGCTTTCAATCACATGCATGAAACCCCTGATCCTATACCACGCATGTGCCGTCTCCTGGCCAGTCTGTTACTTTTTGTCTCCTGACCACCGCCCCTGTCTACCAAATGGACCCGCGGCCTGACTATCTGTGCAGTTACGGCCGACGACACATTACTCTGTTCGCTGTACGCCCAACCCTCGACTCCGGGCGCGGCAAGAATTGCCTCGTCTACGGtttgcgacgacgacgactcttGCAAGGACGAAGCCTTGATCTGAATATCGTTGCGTTCGTCACCTAACCAATCTTGCATTCCATCCGGGTTTTCGAAGTTCTGTTTGCAGGTGATTCCAAAGGCATGGGTGCCACTTCAACCAAAAGATTCTCCACATGAACGTCACAGCCTGGAGTGAAGCCGGCTGAGTGCCCAGTGCCGCTGTCCTGGACTGCGCTATCTTTCGTCATTAGCAACCCCGTGTCTTAACTTTGCTGGTTGTCAAGTTGTTCGATCGGTGCGAGCGCTTCGCTTACTTGGACGCCTACCTTGCCCGAATCGCTCTTGGATACGCAACGCATGTCATTTGCTCTAGGGTGCCTTTCTTCGCGCATAAGGACTAATTACAACTTCAAGGTCTGAGCGAAACCTCGATGTCCAACAAACATTTCCGTTGGATCCCACTTCTCCCTGATCTGCAGCCACTTCTTCAGGTTCGTGTCGGTCATTACCTAGCCGAAGTTAGCACAAGCCTGCCGCCAAAGAAGCAAAATCTTACCTTGGGCTTTCTGCTTTTGACATTGAAATCTGCTACGTAAACCCCGCAAGAGACTTTGTCGGCCTGAGTGTATGCGCGTAGCAATTGCTGATCCACACTCGTATCGAAGGCGGGATCCTTCCAACAGTACATGGTGGAGACATAAGTTCTTTGTGGTAGACTTAGAGCTTGGTCTTCTCCACTTGGATAGTAGTCGATGGGGCAGTAGGTGCCGGAAGACAGGCGGGACGGTAGATCGTGCAGTGCCGGAgtgatggcatcgatcagCTGCGCTTGGTCAGTCGTGTCCAATTCACACATGTCAATTCAGATGCAAGAGTGCAGGCTCACCTCATCATCGGAGACCTTTGGGTCCACCAGGATGCTATCGACAGTCCATCTCTCGCCATTGCCATGGGGTTGGAAGCTCTCTTGTAGGTCCCAAAGTTCTTCCCATGTCCTCTCCGCAAGCGGAACAGTGGTGACAATGTGTTGTTTCAATTGGTCGGGAAACTTGTTCCAAGGACTCGCCAagacttcagcttctgcgaAGGAGTCGACGAACATTGTCTGGTTGATCACAAAGAACACCCTTTTCGCAGCGGACTCGTGACCACCTTTTGGATCATCCTTGTCGGCATAGAACGTGCAGTAGAACAGGTCCACGCCATACTTGGGGACTTTtcttatagtttctagtacCCATTTCATCAACGGGCGGAAGATGTCAGTTGAATCAACTATCGTGGTGAAGTCGTACAGCTTTCTGTGTGGTATAGTCTTGATCCAAATTCGGGTCACGACCGCGAAGTAGCCTTGTCCGCTTCCAGGAGCGGCCCCGAACAAATCAGAGTTCTCTTTCTTGTTCGCAATGACGATTTGTCCCTCAGAAGTGACGATTTCAAGCTGCTGAATCCACTGATCCGAGGTGTAGCCCCATCCGCGCAGGAAACATCCTTGACCACCAGCAAGCAGGAAGCCACCAAGTGCCACAGAGCGCGAATGACCAGCTGGAAAGAATCTACCAATCGGTTGCAGAAACTTGGTGACGTCTTCCACTTTGTGGCCAGGGCTCACAGTGGCGACCTTCGTGGCATAGTCGAATCCCAGTCCCTTGTTCAGATTGCTCGTGTTAATGAGCAGGCCGTCTTCTAGGAGAGAGTTGCAGAAGAATAAATGCCCTCCAGATCGAACCCCGACTTTCCACCCATTGGCTTTCG encodes:
- a CDS encoding uncharacterized protein (CAZy:AA7) gives rise to the protein MTSELETLVRGSGDYSVLRSKFFTARVPDVYPAQIVLPKTTAEVVIAINRAKANGWKVGVRSGGHLFFCNSLLEDGLLINTSNLNKGLGFDYATKVATVSPGHKVEDVTKFLQPIGRFFPAGHSRSVALGGFLLAGGQGCFLRGWGYTSDQWIQQLEIVTSEGQIVIANKKENSDLFGAAPGSGQGYFAVVTRIWIKTIPHRKLYDFTTIVDSTDIFRPLMKWVLETIRKVPKYGVDLFYCTFYADKDDPKGGHESAAKRVFFVINQTMFVDSFAEAEVLASPWNKFPDQLKQHIVTTVPLAERTWEELWDLQESFQPHGNGERWTVDSILVDPKVSDDELIDAITPALHDLPSRLSSGTYCPIDYYPSGEDQALSLPQRTYVSTMYCWKDPAFDTSVDQQLLRAYTQADKVSCGVYVADFNVKSRKPKVMTDTNLKKWLQIREKWDPTEMFVGHRGFAQTLKL